One Anas platyrhynchos isolate ZD024472 breed Pekin duck chromosome 2, IASCAAS_PekinDuck_T2T, whole genome shotgun sequence DNA segment encodes these proteins:
- the CCDC12 gene encoding coiled-coil domain-containing protein 12 isoform X2, whose protein sequence is MTEGKIQSPAGNPEGAAAVSSHGNKSSGEPESKQFRRDDEEETVRHKEIKLRNYDPEDEELKKRKVPPAKPASVEDVVKEQLEAAKPEPIIDEVDLANLAPRKPDWDLKRDVAKKLEKLDKRTQRAIAELIRERLKGQEEELASAVGSAKQDGSDSD, encoded by the exons ATGACAGAGGGGAAAATTCAGAGCCCGGCGGGGAACCctgaaggtgctgctgctgtgtcaaGCCATGGG AACAAGAGCAGCGGCGAGCCCGAGAGCAAGCAGTTCAGAAGAGATGACGAAGAGGAGACCGTCAGGCAcaa ggaGATCAAACTGCGAAACTACGACCCCGAAGATGAGGAGctgaagaagaggaaggtgCCCCCGGCCAAGCCGGCCTCAG TGGAAGACGTGgtgaaggagcagctggaggctgCCAAGCCGGAGCCCATCATCGACGAAGTG GATCTGGCAAACCTGGCCCCCAGGAAGCCGGACTG ggaTTTGAAGCGAGACGTGGCCAAGAAACTGGAGAAGCTGGACAAGAGGACTCAGAGAGCCATTGCTGAACTGATAC GAGAGCGACTgaaagggcaggaggaggagctggcaTCAGCAGTCGGGTCGGCAAAGCAGGATGGAAGCGACTCAGACTGA
- the CCDC12 gene encoding coiled-coil domain-containing protein 12 isoform X1: MAAPSGGAKEEEEEEEAMAAAVGEEAELGRLEEEARKRQERLRALRQRALQNKSSGEPESKQFRRDDEEETVRHKEIKLRNYDPEDEELKKRKVPPAKPASVEDVVKEQLEAAKPEPIIDEVDLANLAPRKPDWDLKRDVAKKLEKLDKRTQRAIAELIRERLKGQEEELASAVGSAKQDGSDSD, from the exons atggcggcgcccAGCGGCGGcgccaaggaggaggaggaggaggaggaggcgatGGCGGCGGCTGTGGGGGAGGAAGCGGAGctggggaggctggaggaggaggcgagGAAGCGGCAGGAGAGGCTGCGAGCCTTGAGGCAGCGAGCCCTGCAG AACAAGAGCAGCGGCGAGCCCGAGAGCAAGCAGTTCAGAAGAGATGACGAAGAGGAGACCGTCAGGCAcaa ggaGATCAAACTGCGAAACTACGACCCCGAAGATGAGGAGctgaagaagaggaaggtgCCCCCGGCCAAGCCGGCCTCAG TGGAAGACGTGgtgaaggagcagctggaggctgCCAAGCCGGAGCCCATCATCGACGAAGTG GATCTGGCAAACCTGGCCCCCAGGAAGCCGGACTG ggaTTTGAAGCGAGACGTGGCCAAGAAACTGGAGAAGCTGGACAAGAGGACTCAGAGAGCCATTGCTGAACTGATAC GAGAGCGACTgaaagggcaggaggaggagctggcaTCAGCAGTCGGGTCGGCAAAGCAGGATGGAAGCGACTCAGACTGA